From the Prunus dulcis chromosome 4, ALMONDv2, whole genome shotgun sequence genome, one window contains:
- the LOC117625370 gene encoding G-type lectin S-receptor-like serine/threonine-protein kinase At4g27290 encodes MATWTRNSDLTHFDMDADEFACKQKEGNNLNGRLIQKSKIAADTISAAQSITSTNTLVSSGQSFELGIFSAVNSEAWYLGIWYKNFPNIVVWVANRENPVADSHGSLKLSKNGSLVLLDQMNNTIWSSTSSQVAEDPVAQLLENGNLVVREKATTDSESYIWESFNLPSDTLLPEMKLGWNFRTGLNRFLTSWKNASDPSPGEYTYGVDNVLLPQLVIAKGSKKMFRTGPWNGLWFTGTPGLVATYRSVVKPIFVYNTNEFYYSYESFNSSTITRLKLSESGLIQRLVVTEGIVCRMMSVIVMESLEQMAFAELVNHPFVSACMVIINGGSSCLMWFGDLVDLREFVEEDSQQDIYIRLPHSELGKTGRKDKRVVIILVISAVSSFLFLASRGTKEDLELPLFDFDTIAAATNNFSYTNKLGEGGFGPVYKARLTREEFIAVKRHSKDSGHGIKEFKNEVAMIANLQHWNIVKLLGCCIQGEERMLIYEYMPNKSLDCFIFGEEN; translated from the exons ATGGCAACTTGGACTCGTAATTCGGATTTAACGCATTTTGACATGGATGCAGATGAATTTGCTTGCAAACAGAAAGAAGGGAATAACCTCAATGGGAGGTTGATTCAGAAAAGTAAAAT AGCAGCTGATACAATCTCTGCAGCACAATCCATCACCAGCACTAATACCTTGGTTTCTTCCGGCCAAAGCTTCGAATTAGGAATCTTCTCCGCGGTCAATTCAGAGGCCTGGTATTTAGGAATATGGTACAAGAACTTTCCAAATATTGTTGTATGGGTTGCCAACAGAGAAAATCCAGTTGCAGATTCACATGGATCCTTGAAATTATCCAAAAATGGAAGTCTTGTCCTTTTAGACCAAATGAACAATACTATTTGGTCTTCCACTTCTTCCCAAGTAGCAGAAGACCCTGTCGCACAACTTTTGGAGAATGGAAACCTGGTTGTCAGAGAAAAGGCTACAACAGATTCAGAAAGCTACATATGGGAAAGTTTCAATTTGCCATCAGACACTCTGCTACCAGAAATGAAGTTGGGGTGGAACTTCAGGACAGGCCTTAACAGATTCTTGACTTCTTGGAAAAATGCTAGCGACCCTTCTCCTGGAGAATATACTTATGGGGTGGATAATGTTCTGTTGCCCCAGCTTGTTATTGCCAAAGGATCAAAGAAAATGTTCCGAACTGGACCTTGGAACGGTCTTTGGTTTACTGGTACTCCTGGTTTAGTAGCTACATACAGATCTGTCGTGAAACCAATATTTGTGTATAATACCAATGAGTTTTACTATTCATATGAGTCTTTTAATAGTTCTACCATCACAAGATTGAAGCTGAGTGAATCGGGTTTGATCCAGCGGCTAGTGGTCACCGAAGGAATAGTTTGCAGAATGATGAGTGTAATAGTTATGGAGAGTTTGGAGCAAATGGCATTTGCAGAATTAGTAAATCACCCATTTGTGAGTGCTTGCATGG TTATCATTAATGGAGGCAGCAGCTGTTTGATGTGGTTTGGCGACCTAGTTGATCTGCGAGAATTCGTTGAAGAAGATAGTCAGCAAGATATATACATTCGGCTGCCACATTCAGAACTAG GGAAGACCGGTAGGAAGGATAAAAGAGTAGTAATCATCTTGGTCATATCTGCAGTTTCTTCGTTTCTTTTCCTGG CTTCAAGAGGCACTAAGGAGGACTTGGAGTTGCCACTGTTTGATTTTGATACAATTGCAGCCGCCACCAATAACTTCTCCTACACAAATAAACTTGGAGAGGGAGGTTTTGGTCCAGTTTACAAG GCCAGGCTAACCCGAGAAGAATTCATAGCAGTAAAGAGACACTCAAAAGATTCTGGTCATGGTATTAAAGAGTTTAAGAATGAAGTTGCAATGATAGCAAATCTTCAACACTGGAATATTGTTAAACTTTTGGGATGCTGCATCCAAGGAGAAGAAAGGATGCTGATCTATGAGTACATGCCCAACAAAAGCTTGGACTGCTTTATTTTCG GGGAGGAAAATTGA
- the LOC117623955 gene encoding receptor-like serine/threonine-protein kinase SD1-8, protein MGIARGLLYLHQDFRLRIIHRDLKSSNILLDDELNPKISDFGIARIFGRNQAEAKTKRVIGTYGYMSPEYAIDGKFSVKSDVFSFGVLLLELVSGRKNRGFHHPDHHHSLLGHAWLLWNKNKELELMDECLEDSYVEFEVQRCIQVGLLCVQKMPADRPAMSSVVFMLGNEGATLPQPKEPGFFIERSFADIDTLLGEVRSHTGTTITITAVEAR, encoded by the exons ATGGGAATTGCTCGAGGACTTCTCTACCTCCACCAGGACTTCAGATTAAGAATCATTCACAGAGACCTTAAGAGCAGCAACATCTTACTTGATGATGAGCTGAACCCCAAAATATCTGACTTTGGCATAGCAAGGATTTTCGGGCGCAATCAAGCtgaagcaaaaacaaaacgagTAATCGGGACATA TGGATATATGTCTCCTGAGTATGCAATTGATGGGAAGTTTTCGGTAAAATCCGatgtttttagttttggaGTGCTTTTGTTAGAGCTAGTAAGTGGCAGAAAGAACAGGGGGTTTCATCATCCAGATCACCATCATAGTCTTCTGGGACAT GCATGGCTATTGTGGAACAAAAACAAGGAGTTGGAACTAATGGATGAATGCTTAGAGGACTCATATGTTGAGTTTGAGGTACAAAGATGCATTCAAGTGGGTCTATTATGTGTTCAAAAAATGCCGGCAGACAGACCAGCAATGTCATCGGTGGTGTTCATGTTGGGCAACGAGGGAGCAACATTGCCTCAACCAAAGGAGCCTGGTTTCTTCATAGAAAGAAGCTTCGCCGACATTGATACCTTACTTGGTGAAGTTAGAAGCCACACTGGAACCACAATCACCATTACCGCGGTGGAAGCCAGATAG
- the LOC117623953 gene encoding G-type lectin S-receptor-like serine/threonine-protein kinase SD1-1 isoform X4, producing the protein MRGKSSRKGKRVVLISVLSAVSLLIFLGFSCWYIILKKRRKKRASRDSTEDLELPLFDFDTIATATNNFSHTNKLGEGGFGPVYKANLTREEFIAVKRLSKDSGQGIEEFKNEVTMIAKLQHWNLVKLLGCCIQGEERMLIYEYMPNKSLDCFIFDQSRKALLDWRKRFDIIMGIARGLLYLHEDSRLRIIHRDLKSSNILLDDELNPKISDFGIARIFGRNQTEAKTKRVIGTYGYMSPEYAIDGKFSMKSDVFSFGVLLLEIVSGRKNRGFHHPDHHHTLLGHAWLLWNKNKGLELMDSCLDNSYVKFDVLRCIQIGLLCVQKLSLDRPAMSSVVFMLGNEGAILPQPKEPGFFTERSSTGNDNIISNGTITISTVVAR; encoded by the exons ATGAGAG GTAAGAGCAGTCGGAAGGGTAAAAGGGTAGTACTCATCTCGGTTCTGTCCGCAGTTTCTTtgcttatttttttgggtttttcttgcTGGTATATAATTCTGAAGAAGAGACGAAAGAAAAGAG CATCAAGAGACAGTACGGAGGACTTGGAGTTGCCACTGTTTGATTTTGATACAATTGCAACCGCCACCAATAACTTCTCCCACACAAACAAACTAGGAGAGGGAGGTTTCGGTCCAGTTTACAAG GCCAACCTAACCCGAGAAGAATTCATAGCTGTAAAGAGACTCTCAAAAGATTCTGGGCAAGGTATTGAAGAGTTTAAGAATGAAGTTACAATGATAGCAAAACTTCAACACTGGAATCTTGTTAAACTTTTGGGCTGTTGCATCCAAGGAGAAGAAAGGATGCTTATCTATGAGTACATGCCCAACAAAAGCTTAGACTGCTTTATCTTCG ATCAAAGTAGAAAGGCATTGCTTGATTGGCGAAAGCGATTTGACATCATCATGGGAATTGCACGAGGACTTCTCTACCTCCATGAAGACTCCAGATTAAGAATCATTCACAGGGACCTGAAGAGCAGCAACATCTTACTTGATGATGAGCTGAACCCCAAAATATCTGACTTTGGCATAGCTAGGATTTTTGGACGCAATCAAACtgaagcaaaaacaaaacgagTCATTGGGACATA CGGATATATGTCTCCTGAGTATGCAATTGATGGGAAGTTTTCAATGAAATCCGATGTCTTCAGTTTTGGAGTGCTTTTGTTAGAGATAGTAAGTGGCAGAAAGAACAGGGGGTTTCATCATCCAGATCACCATCACACTCTTCTGGGACAT GCATGGCTACTGtggaacaaaaacaaaggttTGGAACTAATGGATTCGTGTTTGGATAACTCATATGTGAAGTTTGATGTGCTAAGATGCATTCAAATTGGTCTATTATGTGTTCAAAAGCTATCCTTGGACAGACCAGCAATGTCATCCGTGGTGTTCATGTTAGGCAACGAGGGAGCAATATTGCCTCAACCAAAGGAGCCTGGTTTCTTCACAGAAAGAAGTTCCACGGGTAACGATAACATAATCAGCAACGGAACGATTACTATTTCAACGGTGGTGGCTAGATAG
- the LOC117623953 gene encoding G-type lectin S-receptor-like serine/threonine-protein kinase At4g27290 isoform X2: MKGLPFIFTSLLQFLVLQLATAADTISPSKPIIGSDTLVSSGQSFKSGLFSAGNSSWYLGIWYNNFPDVVVWVANRENPLADSYGSLTLSKNGSLVLLDQMNNSVWSSTSSQVAEDPVAELLETGNLVVRDKVATASEIYIWESFDFPSDTLLQDMKLGWNFRTGHNRFLTSWKNDSDPSPGQYTYGMDNVPLPQLVIAKGSKKQFRTGPWNGLRLTGTPGSSVSYEVVHPIFVYNTTDLYYSYEAVDKSVVTRLKLSESGIQRLVVNKGSTTWAVMYTLQYNQCDNYGVCGANSICKINKSPVCECLHGFVPESWNEWGVLNWTSGCRRGTPLNCQKGEDFLRIRNVKLPDQLDFRVILSTNIDECKAECLRKCSCVAYAKSDISKGDSGCLMWSGALIDMREFDEDDREQDIYIRMPFSELASRDSTEDLELPLFDFDTIATATNNFSHTNKLGEGGFGPVYKANLTREEFIAVKRLSKDSGQGIEEFKNEVTMIAKLQHWNLVKLLGCCIQGEERMLIYEYMPNKSLDCFIFDQSRKALLDWRKRFDIIMGIARGLLYLHEDSRLRIIHRDLKSSNILLDDELNPKISDFGIARIFGRNQTEAKTKRVIGTYGYMSPEYAIDGKFSMKSDVFSFGVLLLEIVSGRKNRGFHHPDHHHTLLGHAWLLWNKNKGLELMDSCLDNSYVKFDVLRCIQIGLLCVQKLSLDRPAMSSVVFMLGNEGAILPQPKEPGFFTERSSTGNDNIISNGTITISTVVAR; the protein is encoded by the exons ATGAAGGGCCTTCCTTTCATCTTCACCTCTCTGCTCCAGTTCTTAGTCTTACAATTGGCCACAGCAGCTGATACGATATCCCCATCAAAACCCATCATAGGCTCTGATACCTTGGTTTCATCTGGGCAGAGCTTTAAATCAGGGCTTTTCTCTGCTGGTAATTCTTCTTGGTATTTGGGAATATGGTACAATAATTTTCCAGATGTTGTTGTCTGGGTAGCCAACAGAGAAAACCCACTTGCAGATTCGTATGGATCCTTGACACTCTCAAAAAATGGAAGTCTGGTCCTTTTGGATCAAATGAACAACTCTGTTTGGTCTTCCACTTCTTCCCAAGTAGCAGAAGATCCTGTTGCAGAGCTTTTGGAGACTGGAAACCTGGTTGTCAGAGACAAGGTTGCCACAGCTTCAGAAATCTACATATGGGAAAGTTTCGATTTCCCATCAGACACTCTGCTGCAAGACATGAAGTTGGGGTGGAACTTCAGGACAGGCCACAACAGATTCTTGACTTCTTGGAAAAATGATAGTGATCCATCTCCTGGACAATATACTTACGGGATGGATAATGTTCCGTTGCCTCAGCTTGTTATTGCCAAAGGATCAAAGAAACAGTTTCGTACAGGACCATGGAACGGTCTTCGATTAACAGGTACTCCTGGTTCATCAGTTTCCTACGAAGTTGTGCATCCAATTTTTGTGTATAATACTACTGATTTATACTATTCATATGAGGCTGTTGATAAATCTGTTGTCACAAGATTGAAGCTGAGTGAGTCGGGTATCCAGCGGCTAGTGGTCAACAAAGGAAGCACTACATGGGCTGTTATGTATACTTTGCAGTATAATCAGTGTGATAATTATGGAGTGTGTGGAGCAAATAGCATTTGTAAAATTAACAAATCACCTGTTTGTGAGTGCTTGCATGGGTTTGTCCCGGAATCATGGAACGAATGGGGGGTGCTTAATTGGACAAGTGGGTGCAGGAGGGGAACACCACTGAATTGCCAGAAGGGAGAAGACTTTCTGAGAATTCGAAATGTGAAACTGCCTGACCAGTTGGATTTTAGGGTGATCCTGAGCACTAACATCGATGAATGCAAGGCAGAGTGCTTGAGGAAATGTTCTTGTGTAGCTTATGCTAAATCAGATATCAGTAAGGGAGATAGTGGCTGTCTGATGTGGTCTGGCGCCTTAATTGATATGCGAGAGTTCGATGAAGATGATAGGGAGcaagatatatatattcggATGCCATTTTCAGAACTAG CATCAAGAGACAGTACGGAGGACTTGGAGTTGCCACTGTTTGATTTTGATACAATTGCAACCGCCACCAATAACTTCTCCCACACAAACAAACTAGGAGAGGGAGGTTTCGGTCCAGTTTACAAG GCCAACCTAACCCGAGAAGAATTCATAGCTGTAAAGAGACTCTCAAAAGATTCTGGGCAAGGTATTGAAGAGTTTAAGAATGAAGTTACAATGATAGCAAAACTTCAACACTGGAATCTTGTTAAACTTTTGGGCTGTTGCATCCAAGGAGAAGAAAGGATGCTTATCTATGAGTACATGCCCAACAAAAGCTTAGACTGCTTTATCTTCG ATCAAAGTAGAAAGGCATTGCTTGATTGGCGAAAGCGATTTGACATCATCATGGGAATTGCACGAGGACTTCTCTACCTCCATGAAGACTCCAGATTAAGAATCATTCACAGGGACCTGAAGAGCAGCAACATCTTACTTGATGATGAGCTGAACCCCAAAATATCTGACTTTGGCATAGCTAGGATTTTTGGACGCAATCAAACtgaagcaaaaacaaaacgagTCATTGGGACATA CGGATATATGTCTCCTGAGTATGCAATTGATGGGAAGTTTTCAATGAAATCCGATGTCTTCAGTTTTGGAGTGCTTTTGTTAGAGATAGTAAGTGGCAGAAAGAACAGGGGGTTTCATCATCCAGATCACCATCACACTCTTCTGGGACAT GCATGGCTACTGtggaacaaaaacaaaggttTGGAACTAATGGATTCGTGTTTGGATAACTCATATGTGAAGTTTGATGTGCTAAGATGCATTCAAATTGGTCTATTATGTGTTCAAAAGCTATCCTTGGACAGACCAGCAATGTCATCCGTGGTGTTCATGTTAGGCAACGAGGGAGCAATATTGCCTCAACCAAAGGAGCCTGGTTTCTTCACAGAAAGAAGTTCCACGGGTAACGATAACATAATCAGCAACGGAACGATTACTATTTCAACGGTGGTGGCTAGATAG
- the LOC117623953 gene encoding G-type lectin S-receptor-like serine/threonine-protein kinase At4g27290 isoform X1, with amino-acid sequence MKGLPFIFTSLLQFLVLQLATAADTISPSKPIIGSDTLVSSGQSFKSGLFSAGNSSWYLGIWYNNFPDVVVWVANRENPLADSYGSLTLSKNGSLVLLDQMNNSVWSSTSSQVAEDPVAELLETGNLVVRDKVATASEIYIWESFDFPSDTLLQDMKLGWNFRTGHNRFLTSWKNDSDPSPGQYTYGMDNVPLPQLVIAKGSKKQFRTGPWNGLRLTGTPGSSVSYEVVHPIFVYNTTDLYYSYEAVDKSVVTRLKLSESGIQRLVVNKGSTTWAVMYTLQYNQCDNYGVCGANSICKINKSPVCECLHGFVPESWNEWGVLNWTSGCRRGTPLNCQKGEDFLRIRNVKLPDQLDFRVILSTNIDECKAECLRKCSCVAYAKSDISKGDSGCLMWSGALIDMREFDEDDREQDIYIRMPFSELGKSSRKGKRVVLISVLSAVSLLIFLGFSCWYIILKKRRKKRASRDSTEDLELPLFDFDTIATATNNFSHTNKLGEGGFGPVYKANLTREEFIAVKRLSKDSGQGIEEFKNEVTMIAKLQHWNLVKLLGCCIQGEERMLIYEYMPNKSLDCFIFDQSRKALLDWRKRFDIIMGIARGLLYLHEDSRLRIIHRDLKSSNILLDDELNPKISDFGIARIFGRNQTEAKTKRVIGTYGYMSPEYAIDGKFSMKSDVFSFGVLLLEIVSGRKNRGFHHPDHHHTLLGHAWLLWNKNKGLELMDSCLDNSYVKFDVLRCIQIGLLCVQKLSLDRPAMSSVVFMLGNEGAILPQPKEPGFFTERSSTGNDNIISNGTITISTVVAR; translated from the exons ATGAAGGGCCTTCCTTTCATCTTCACCTCTCTGCTCCAGTTCTTAGTCTTACAATTGGCCACAGCAGCTGATACGATATCCCCATCAAAACCCATCATAGGCTCTGATACCTTGGTTTCATCTGGGCAGAGCTTTAAATCAGGGCTTTTCTCTGCTGGTAATTCTTCTTGGTATTTGGGAATATGGTACAATAATTTTCCAGATGTTGTTGTCTGGGTAGCCAACAGAGAAAACCCACTTGCAGATTCGTATGGATCCTTGACACTCTCAAAAAATGGAAGTCTGGTCCTTTTGGATCAAATGAACAACTCTGTTTGGTCTTCCACTTCTTCCCAAGTAGCAGAAGATCCTGTTGCAGAGCTTTTGGAGACTGGAAACCTGGTTGTCAGAGACAAGGTTGCCACAGCTTCAGAAATCTACATATGGGAAAGTTTCGATTTCCCATCAGACACTCTGCTGCAAGACATGAAGTTGGGGTGGAACTTCAGGACAGGCCACAACAGATTCTTGACTTCTTGGAAAAATGATAGTGATCCATCTCCTGGACAATATACTTACGGGATGGATAATGTTCCGTTGCCTCAGCTTGTTATTGCCAAAGGATCAAAGAAACAGTTTCGTACAGGACCATGGAACGGTCTTCGATTAACAGGTACTCCTGGTTCATCAGTTTCCTACGAAGTTGTGCATCCAATTTTTGTGTATAATACTACTGATTTATACTATTCATATGAGGCTGTTGATAAATCTGTTGTCACAAGATTGAAGCTGAGTGAGTCGGGTATCCAGCGGCTAGTGGTCAACAAAGGAAGCACTACATGGGCTGTTATGTATACTTTGCAGTATAATCAGTGTGATAATTATGGAGTGTGTGGAGCAAATAGCATTTGTAAAATTAACAAATCACCTGTTTGTGAGTGCTTGCATGGGTTTGTCCCGGAATCATGGAACGAATGGGGGGTGCTTAATTGGACAAGTGGGTGCAGGAGGGGAACACCACTGAATTGCCAGAAGGGAGAAGACTTTCTGAGAATTCGAAATGTGAAACTGCCTGACCAGTTGGATTTTAGGGTGATCCTGAGCACTAACATCGATGAATGCAAGGCAGAGTGCTTGAGGAAATGTTCTTGTGTAGCTTATGCTAAATCAGATATCAGTAAGGGAGATAGTGGCTGTCTGATGTGGTCTGGCGCCTTAATTGATATGCGAGAGTTCGATGAAGATGATAGGGAGcaagatatatatattcggATGCCATTTTCAGAACTAG GTAAGAGCAGTCGGAAGGGTAAAAGGGTAGTACTCATCTCGGTTCTGTCCGCAGTTTCTTtgcttatttttttgggtttttcttgcTGGTATATAATTCTGAAGAAGAGACGAAAGAAAAGAG CATCAAGAGACAGTACGGAGGACTTGGAGTTGCCACTGTTTGATTTTGATACAATTGCAACCGCCACCAATAACTTCTCCCACACAAACAAACTAGGAGAGGGAGGTTTCGGTCCAGTTTACAAG GCCAACCTAACCCGAGAAGAATTCATAGCTGTAAAGAGACTCTCAAAAGATTCTGGGCAAGGTATTGAAGAGTTTAAGAATGAAGTTACAATGATAGCAAAACTTCAACACTGGAATCTTGTTAAACTTTTGGGCTGTTGCATCCAAGGAGAAGAAAGGATGCTTATCTATGAGTACATGCCCAACAAAAGCTTAGACTGCTTTATCTTCG ATCAAAGTAGAAAGGCATTGCTTGATTGGCGAAAGCGATTTGACATCATCATGGGAATTGCACGAGGACTTCTCTACCTCCATGAAGACTCCAGATTAAGAATCATTCACAGGGACCTGAAGAGCAGCAACATCTTACTTGATGATGAGCTGAACCCCAAAATATCTGACTTTGGCATAGCTAGGATTTTTGGACGCAATCAAACtgaagcaaaaacaaaacgagTCATTGGGACATA CGGATATATGTCTCCTGAGTATGCAATTGATGGGAAGTTTTCAATGAAATCCGATGTCTTCAGTTTTGGAGTGCTTTTGTTAGAGATAGTAAGTGGCAGAAAGAACAGGGGGTTTCATCATCCAGATCACCATCACACTCTTCTGGGACAT GCATGGCTACTGtggaacaaaaacaaaggttTGGAACTAATGGATTCGTGTTTGGATAACTCATATGTGAAGTTTGATGTGCTAAGATGCATTCAAATTGGTCTATTATGTGTTCAAAAGCTATCCTTGGACAGACCAGCAATGTCATCCGTGGTGTTCATGTTAGGCAACGAGGGAGCAATATTGCCTCAACCAAAGGAGCCTGGTTTCTTCACAGAAAGAAGTTCCACGGGTAACGATAACATAATCAGCAACGGAACGATTACTATTTCAACGGTGGTGGCTAGATAG
- the LOC117623953 gene encoding G-type lectin S-receptor-like serine/threonine-protein kinase SD1-1 isoform X3, protein MERSSINRLKLSESGIQRLVVNKGSTTWAVMYTLQYNQCDNYGVCGANSICKINKSPVCECLHGFVPESWNEWGVLNWTSGCRRGTPLNCQKGEDFLRIRNVKLPDQLDFRVILSTNIDECKAECLRKCSCVAYAKSDISKGDSGCLMWSGALIDMREFDEDDREQDIYIRMPFSELGKSSRKGKRVVLISVLSAVSLLIFLGFSCWYIILKKRRKKRASRDSTEDLELPLFDFDTIATATNNFSHTNKLGEGGFGPVYKANLTREEFIAVKRLSKDSGQGIEEFKNEVTMIAKLQHWNLVKLLGCCIQGEERMLIYEYMPNKSLDCFIFDQSRKALLDWRKRFDIIMGIARGLLYLHEDSRLRIIHRDLKSSNILLDDELNPKISDFGIARIFGRNQTEAKTKRVIGTYGYMSPEYAIDGKFSMKSDVFSFGVLLLEIVSGRKNRGFHHPDHHHTLLGHAWLLWNKNKGLELMDSCLDNSYVKFDVLRCIQIGLLCVQKLSLDRPAMSSVVFMLGNEGAILPQPKEPGFFTERSSTGNDNIISNGTITISTVVAR, encoded by the exons ATGGAACGGTCTTCGATTAACAG ATTGAAGCTGAGTGAGTCGGGTATCCAGCGGCTAGTGGTCAACAAAGGAAGCACTACATGGGCTGTTATGTATACTTTGCAGTATAATCAGTGTGATAATTATGGAGTGTGTGGAGCAAATAGCATTTGTAAAATTAACAAATCACCTGTTTGTGAGTGCTTGCATGGGTTTGTCCCGGAATCATGGAACGAATGGGGGGTGCTTAATTGGACAAGTGGGTGCAGGAGGGGAACACCACTGAATTGCCAGAAGGGAGAAGACTTTCTGAGAATTCGAAATGTGAAACTGCCTGACCAGTTGGATTTTAGGGTGATCCTGAGCACTAACATCGATGAATGCAAGGCAGAGTGCTTGAGGAAATGTTCTTGTGTAGCTTATGCTAAATCAGATATCAGTAAGGGAGATAGTGGCTGTCTGATGTGGTCTGGCGCCTTAATTGATATGCGAGAGTTCGATGAAGATGATAGGGAGcaagatatatatattcggATGCCATTTTCAGAACTAG GTAAGAGCAGTCGGAAGGGTAAAAGGGTAGTACTCATCTCGGTTCTGTCCGCAGTTTCTTtgcttatttttttgggtttttcttgcTGGTATATAATTCTGAAGAAGAGACGAAAGAAAAGAG CATCAAGAGACAGTACGGAGGACTTGGAGTTGCCACTGTTTGATTTTGATACAATTGCAACCGCCACCAATAACTTCTCCCACACAAACAAACTAGGAGAGGGAGGTTTCGGTCCAGTTTACAAG GCCAACCTAACCCGAGAAGAATTCATAGCTGTAAAGAGACTCTCAAAAGATTCTGGGCAAGGTATTGAAGAGTTTAAGAATGAAGTTACAATGATAGCAAAACTTCAACACTGGAATCTTGTTAAACTTTTGGGCTGTTGCATCCAAGGAGAAGAAAGGATGCTTATCTATGAGTACATGCCCAACAAAAGCTTAGACTGCTTTATCTTCG ATCAAAGTAGAAAGGCATTGCTTGATTGGCGAAAGCGATTTGACATCATCATGGGAATTGCACGAGGACTTCTCTACCTCCATGAAGACTCCAGATTAAGAATCATTCACAGGGACCTGAAGAGCAGCAACATCTTACTTGATGATGAGCTGAACCCCAAAATATCTGACTTTGGCATAGCTAGGATTTTTGGACGCAATCAAACtgaagcaaaaacaaaacgagTCATTGGGACATA CGGATATATGTCTCCTGAGTATGCAATTGATGGGAAGTTTTCAATGAAATCCGATGTCTTCAGTTTTGGAGTGCTTTTGTTAGAGATAGTAAGTGGCAGAAAGAACAGGGGGTTTCATCATCCAGATCACCATCACACTCTTCTGGGACAT GCATGGCTACTGtggaacaaaaacaaaggttTGGAACTAATGGATTCGTGTTTGGATAACTCATATGTGAAGTTTGATGTGCTAAGATGCATTCAAATTGGTCTATTATGTGTTCAAAAGCTATCCTTGGACAGACCAGCAATGTCATCCGTGGTGTTCATGTTAGGCAACGAGGGAGCAATATTGCCTCAACCAAAGGAGCCTGGTTTCTTCACAGAAAGAAGTTCCACGGGTAACGATAACATAATCAGCAACGGAACGATTACTATTTCAACGGTGGTGGCTAGATAG
- the LOC117623957 gene encoding calcium-binding protein KRP1-like — MASQQNPQSNFQDLLPTMADKLGGDGLIGELCNGFNLLMDSNKGVITFESLKRNSALLGLQDLSDDDLRSMLEEGDFDGDGALNQMEFCVLMFRLSPELMDESRLWLEQALQQELKHCY, encoded by the coding sequence ATGGCTTCTCAGCAGAACCCACAATCCAATTTCCAAGATTTGCTGCCCACCATGGCAGACAAGCTTGGTGGGGATGGTTTAATCGGAGAGCTCTGTAATGGGTTCAATTTGTTAATGGATTCTAACAAAGGGGTCATCACCTTTGAGAGCCTCAAGCGGAACTCTGCTCTGCTGGGCTTGCAGGATCTGAGCGATGATGATCTACGGTCCATGTTGGAGGAAGGCGATTTCGACGGTGATGGGGCTCTTAATCAGATGGAGTTCTGTGTTTTGATGTTTAGACTGAGCCCTGAGCTTATGGATGAGTCTCGGTTGTGGCTTGAGCAAGCTCTTCAACAGGAGTTGAAGCATTGttattga